From a single Sander vitreus isolate 19-12246 chromosome 4, sanVit1, whole genome shotgun sequence genomic region:
- the LOC144516488 gene encoding blue-sensitive opsin-like: protein MSANRGMELPEDFWIPVPLDTNNITSLSPFLVPQDHLGNSITFYAMAGFMFFVFVVGTGINILTIGCTLQYKKLRSHLNYILVNLAVANLLVSVVGSFTACCSFAFRYFIFGALACKIEGFMVTLGGMVSLWSLAVVAFERWLIICKPLGNFIFKPDHAVACCVFTWVFALIASLPPLFGWSRYIPEGLQCSCGPDWYTTNNKYNNESYVIFLFGFCFAVPFTTIIFCYGQLLIVMKMAAKAQVESVSTQKAEKEVTKMVVLMVIGFLVCWLPYASFALWVVNNRGQPFDLRLATIPSCFSKASAVYNPVIYIFFNKQFRSCIMTMLGMGGGGEESSTTQSVTEVSKVGPA from the exons ATGAGCGCAAATCGTGGCATGGAGCTGCCAGAGGACTTCTGGATACCTGTCCCCCTGGACACCAACAACATCACGTCACTCAGTCCTTTCCTGGTTCCTCAGGACCACTTGGGGAACTCAATCACCTTCTACGCCATGGCAGGATTCATGTTTTTTGTATTCGTGGTTGGCACTGGCATTAACATCCTCACCATTGGATGCACCCTCCAATACAAGAAGCTCCGGTCCCACCTTAACTACATCCTGGTGAACTTGGCCGTGGCAAACCTTCTTGTGTCCGTTGTGGGCTCCTTCACTGCCTGCTGCTCATTTGCATTCCGATACTTTATCTTTGGAGCACTAGCATGCAAGATTGAAGGTTTTATGGTAACACTTGGCG GTATGGTAAGCCTGTGGTCTCTTGCTGTGGTAGCTTTTGAAAGATGGCTTATCATCTGCAAGCCACTTGGAAACTTTATTTTCAAGCCTGACCATGCTGTCGCTTGCTGTGTATTTACCTGGGTGTTTGCACTGATTGCCTCACTTCCTCCACTGTTCGGATGGAGCAG GTACATCCCAGAAGGCCTGCAGTGCTCCTGTGGTCCAGACTGGTACaccacaaacaacaaatacaacaatgaATCCTACGTGATCTTTCTCTTTGGCTTCTGCTTTGCTGTTCCATTCACCACCATTATCTTCTGCTATGGTCAGCTGCTCATTGTGATGAAAATG GCAGCAAAGGCCCAAGTAGAGTCTGTCTCCACCCAGAAAGCAGAGAAGGAGGTGACCAAGATGGTGGTCCTCATGGTGATTGGCTTCCTGGTGTGCTGGTTGCCTTATGCCTCCTTTGCTCTTTGGGTTGTGAATAACCGTGGGCAACCATTCGATCTTAGACTGGCGACCATACCTTCCTGCTTCTCAAAGGCCTCTGCAGTCTACAACCCTGTTATCTatattttcttcaataaacaG TTCCGTTCATGCATAATGACAATGCTGGGGATGGGTGGAGGTGGAGAGGAATCCTCAACAACACAATCAGTGACTGAAGTCTCCAAAGTTGGGCCTGCTTAG